The Paramisgurnus dabryanus chromosome 3, PD_genome_1.1, whole genome shotgun sequence genome includes a window with the following:
- the LOC135744904 gene encoding immunoglobulin lambda-1 light chain-like: protein MSSLNSNSFTNTDKMLIIFINLFTLLSCVSSAKVVTQKPSVLTEEKGKSVTMDCNIGQNHGNSVYWYKQIPSAAPQFVLRSRASDGSPGDYGDSFSSSRFTSKKMSNLDYQLIINNVDVRDSAVYYCDNWDGSASEDVFGQGTQLIVTDSGVSPPVVKIFPPSSEDVSSSKVTLVCLINDMSVGFADVSWFVNGNSVTDGVFTGSAEQQPNKKFKLSSYLTIERSEWEKDKDITCKVTAAGKITNTKIKKSQCNE, encoded by the exons ATGTCTTCACTAAACTCAAACAGCTTCACAAACACAGACAAGATGCTGATAATATTCATCAATCTCTTCACTCTTCTCTCAT GTGTCAGTTCAGCTAAAGTTGTCACACAAAAACCCTCAGTACTGACAGAAGAAAAAGGAAAATCTGTGACTATGGACTGTAATATTGGACAAAATCATGGCAACTCTGTTTATTGGTATAAACAGATTCCAAGTGCAGCTCCTCAGTTTGTGTTGCGTTCCCGAGCATCTGATGGCTCTCCTGGCGATTATGGTGACAGTTTTTCATCCAGCCGTTTCACATCtaaaaaaatgtcaaatctTGACTATCAGCTGATCATCAATAATGTAGATGTGAGAGATTCAGCTGTGTATTATTGTGACAACTGGGATGGCTCTGCTAGTGAGGAC GTATTTGGACAAGGAACACAACTCATTGTGACCG ATTCAGGTGTTTCTCCTCCTGTTGTGAAGATTTTTCCTCCATCCAGTGAAGATGTGAGCTCCAGTAAAGTGACTCTGGTGTGTTTGATCAATGACATGTCTGTGGGATTTGCTGATGTGAGTTGGTTTGTGAATGGAAACTCAGTTACTGATGGCGTCTTCACCGGATCTGCTGAACAGCAGCCGAATAAGAAATTCAAGTTGAGCAGTTATTTAACCATTGAGAGATCAGAGTGGGAGAAAGACAAAGATATCACATGTAAAGTGACTGCTGCTGGAAAGATCACAAACACAAAGATCAAGAAATCTCAATGTAATGAATAA
- the LOC135785294 gene encoding immunoglobulin lambda-1 light chain-like: MSSLNSNSFTNTDKMLIIFINLFTLLSCVSSAKVVTQKPSVLTEEKGKSVTMDCNIGTYQGHYVSWYKQLPNAAPQYVLRSHPTTGSADEYGASFSSSHFTSKKMSNLDYQLIINNVDVRDSAVYYCATWDSSVSESVFGQGTKLIVTDSGVSPPVVKIFPPSSEDVSSSKVTLVCLINDMSVGFADVSWFVNGNSVTDGVFTGSAEQQPNEKFKLSSYLTIERSEWEKDKDLTCKVTAAGKITNTKIKKSQCN; the protein is encoded by the exons ATGTCTTCACTAAACTCAAACAGCTTCACAAACACAGACAAGATGCTGATAATATTCATCAATCTCTTCACTCTTCTCTCAT GTGTCAGTTCAGCTAAAGTTGTCACACAAAAACCCTCAGTACTGACAGAAGAAAAAGGAAAATCTGTGACTATGGACTGTAATATAGgaacatatcagggccattatGTTTCTTGGTATAAACAGCTTCCAAATGCAGCTCCTCAGTATGTGTTGCGTTCCCATCCAACTACTGGCTCTGCTGATGAGTATGGTGCCAGTTTTTCATCCAGCCATTTCACATCtaaaaaaatgtcaaatctTGACTATCAGCTGATCATCAATAATGTAGATGTGAGAGATTCAGCTGTGTATTACTGTGCGACATGGGACAGCTCTGTTAGTGAGAGC GTATTCGGACAAGGAACAAAACTCATTGTGACCG ATTCAGGTGTTTCTCCTCCTGTTGTGAAGATTTTCCCTCCATCCAGTGAAGATGTGAGCTCCAGTAAAGTGACTCTGGTGTGTTTGATCAATGACATGTCTGTGGGATTTGCTGATGTGAGTTGGTTTGTGAATGGAAACTCAGTTACTGATGGCGTCTTCACCGGATCTGCTGAACAGCAGCCGAATGAGAAATTCAAGTTGAGCAGTTATTTAACCATTGAGAGATCAGAGTGGGAGAAAGACAAAGATCTCACATGTAAAGTGACTGCTGCTGGAAAGATCACAAACACAAAGATCAAGAAATCTCAATGCAATTAA
- the gsg1l2a gene encoding germ cell-specific gene 1-like protein, whose amino-acid sequence MGIRRAHRAYLAFTFNCVAFAMAVSAVTTSYWCEGTRKVAKPFCTGLVTVKQTYCIRFNSSNINDTRLVQYIYETGEEKFLMRKFHTGIWFSCEQTVDLLGFDCRSFLEIAPDHERGVLWLCIVAECLYIALLFTGGSLLMLEMCPCFNLINKLKLNAFAAVCTALSGLLGMVAHMMFTTAFQLAVSMGPEDWRPKTWDYSWSYLLAWGSFATCMGSAVTALNQYTKTIIEFKFKRRSIEKKLRIKQKILELEVPEDLWYITSLQEQADQHTVFSVNDIETSYNSGEYYL is encoded by the exons ATGGGTATACGGCGAGCTCATAGAGCATACCTGGCTTTTACTTTCAATTGTGTGGCATTTGCCATGGCTGTGTCGGCTGTCACCACCAGCTACTGGTGTGAAGGGACCAGGAAGGTGGCAAAGCCCTTCTGCACTGGGCTAGTGACAGTCAAGCAGACGTACTGTATCCGGTTTAACAGCTCCAACATCAACGACACACGCCTGGTGCAGTACATCTATGAGACCGGAGAGGAAAAATTCCTCATGAGGAAGTTTCACACGGGTATCTGGTTCTCCTGTGAACAAACTGTCGACTTACTGG GATTTGACTGTAGAAGTTTTTTAGAGATAGCACCTGATCATGAAAGAG GGGTGCTGTGGCTGTGTATTGTGGCCGAGTGTCTGTATATAGCTCTGCTGTTCACGGGTGGATCTCTCTTGATGTTAGAGATGTGTCCCTGCTTTAACTTGATAAACAAACTCAAGCTTAATGCCTTTGCAGCTGTCTGCACTGCTCTCTCAG GCCTTCTGGGCATGGTTGCCCATATGATGTTCACAACAGCTTTCCAGCTGGCTGTCAGTATGGGTCCAGAAGATTGGAGACCTAAGACATGGGACTACAGTTGGTCATATCT TTTGGCATGGGGCTCATTTGCCACCTGCATGGGCTCGGCAGTCACGGCCTTAAACCAATACACCAAAACCATCATCGAGTTTAAATTTAAGCGACGGAGCATCGAGAAGAAACTGCGCATCAAGCAGAAGATTTTGGAGCTGGAGGTACCTGAAGACTTATGGTACATCACTTCATTACAGGAGCAAGCAGACCAACACACAGTTTTCTCTGTTAATGACATCGAAACATCTTACAACAGTGGAGAATATTACTTGTGA
- the rcvrna gene encoding recoverin a yields the protein MGNTKSGALSKAILDDLKMNTKYTEEELCAWYASFLKECPTGRITKERFEGIYAGFFPDADPTAYARHVFRSFDTNADGTLDFKEYIVALHLTSSGKTMRKLEWAFALYDVDGNGTISKNEVEEIVRSIFNMIPAEDQKNLPEDENTPEKRANKIWTFFGKSDDDKIGEGEFIQGVMDNKDILRLIQFDEPKKIQDKLKEKKH from the exons ATGGGAAACACCAAGAGCGGCGCCTTGTCCAAAGCCATTCTGGACGATCTGAAGATGAACACCAAATACACAGAGGAGGAACTGTGCGCTTGGTACGCTAGCTTCCTTAAAGAGTGCCCTACGGGACGTATCACCAAAGAACGGTTTGAAGGCATCTACGCAGGCTTCTTTCCTGATGCTGACCCAACGGCCTACGCCCGACACGTGTTTCGCAGTTTTGACACCAACGCAGACGGCACGCTGGACTTTAAGGAGTACATCGTAGCTCTGCACCTCACCTCTTCAGGCAAGACGATGCGCAAACTCGAGTGGGCTTTCGCTCTGTACGACGTAGACGGCAATGGGACCATCAGTAAAAATGAGGTGGAGGAAATCGTACGG TCAATATTCAACATGATTCCTGCTGAAGACCAGAAAAATCTCCCAGAAGATGAGAACACACCAGAAAAGCGAGCAAACAAAATCTGGACCTTTTTTGGAAAAAGTGATGATG ATAAGATCGGAGAGGGAGAGTTCATTCAAGGTGTCATGGACAACAAAGATATCTTGAGGTTGATACAGTTCGACGAGCCAAAGAAGATTCAGGACAAACTCAAGGAGAAGAAGCACTGA